The Lysinibacillus irui sequence ACGCTTATATTATTGCAACACCTATTTTTCAAGCGTCCATTCCAGGTGTTTTGAAAAATGCTTTCGACTTCTTACATCCTAAAACAATGCGTTATAAGCCAGTATCCATTGTTGCGAATGGAGGCACATATCAGCACCATCTTGTAGTCGAAAATCAATTAAAGCCGATTTTGGATTACTTCCGTGCTCTTGTAACGCCTAACTATGTATACACACACACATCACATTTTGATGCAGATAATAAAATTGTAGATGAAGATGTGCACAGCCGGTTACGTGAATTAGCACGTGTATTTGTTCAATATTGCGAAATGAGCAAGAATTTGCCGAAGGAAACAATTGATCAACATTAAAATAACCCTTGTACGGTGGTAAGAAATCACTGTGCAGGGGATTTTTCTTTGTAAGTATTCTTTTGGGATGTGATAAAATAAAACTTTAGTGACACAGGAGGGAGGGCTGCTCATGCAGGACATCGCTTTACTAGAAAAACAACGCTGTAATCTTATTTTGACCAATAAGGCGAAGGAAGCGGTAGAGGAATGCTCAGCAAACGAGCATGCCTTTTTTGCGTTACAAAGATCTTTTACCGTCTATATTGAAAAACGGAAAGCTAAAACAGTTGGTGAAACATTTTTATCCATCTATTTTAATGCGCAAGACAATGAAAAATTACACGATTTTCTTGCTGAGAAAACCGTTATTATGGATTGTGTGCTAAAGGTGGAAGGATTGCTAGCGACAAATATTCGTTTTGTCCATATGCGTGGGCCAATCAATACAAATCGTCGATTAGCAGCTGCCTTGCAATTTGTTACAAAACCTAACAATGGTGCAGGTATTCCGCTAGAGCTTCATACGAAAATAAGACAGCTTCCAATAGCGGAAGAACGTACAGAATATGTAAAAAAACGTATAGCTAGTTGGGAAGGCTATTTAAAAATCCAAGAACGCGATGCGACCATTGACGATATTCATAGCGAATTTAAGCAAAGCTATTTTAATGAGGATTTTACACGGTTAACCATTGTATGTCCCTACATAAAGAATAAAGAATGGAAGCAGTTAGAAGGATTAAGTGTAAGCATTCAAGGGGTTCGCGGTGAAATTGGACAAGTTTTAAAGGCGAACGCTGGAAAGCAAACAGCTGAAATTGATTTAAAACCTTTCGTTCAGGATTTAGCTCGTAAAGATCAGCTTAATCTACGCTCGAAACAAGTAAGTTTCAGTAATTTTGCGACACTAAGTCAAATTAGAAGACTACGCAACGGCTTTACAAAGCTAGAGAAGGGAGAGGCAGTGAACCCTAATCTAGAAACAATCCTGTTTGAACGGCGTCCAACAGTCAGAGCGTCCAAGCTACGAGAAGATATTGAGTTTCATAATAACTTAAATGAATATCAACGACGCGCTGTTTTAGGTGCATTATCTGTTGAGGATTTATATGTTATACAAGGTCCTCCAGGTACGGGGAAAACAACCGTGATTTCAGAGATTTGTCAGCAAAATGTAAAGGCAGGTTTAAAAACACTTGTTGCGTCGCAATCAAATTTAGCAGTCGATAATGCATTAGGACGGTTGCTATCCAATCAAGAAATTCGTATTTTACGATATGGTAGAACGGAAAGTATTGAGGAGGAAGGCAAAAAGTTTATAGAGGAAAATGTAGCTCTTCAGTGGCGGGAACAAACGTTGGCGGCAATTGAAGAGGCCATATTGGTATTCCCAGAACGTGAGCAAGAGTTAAAAGCAAACGTTGAAAAAGCACAAAATGAACTAGAAAAATTAGAGCAATGGCTAGAGCAACTAAGACAGGAAATAGCTGCAAAAGAGCAAGCGGCTATTGATGAACCTATTTTACAGCAGGAAATTCAAGCATTAAAAAAAGAATTAAAAGCTGCTAAGGCGGATCAACAGTCAAGTGAAGCCCAAAAAGATCATTATGAGAAACAGCTCGCACAAATTGAACCAATTGTACAGCAGCTTGAGCAGACACTTGCAGATTATCCTTCTGTTGAGCAATTACAACGTACGATTCAAGAAACTACTCGTAAAGTGGAACAACTAGAAGCGGCAGCTCAATATAAGGAATTGCAAGAACAAAAGCAGCAGCTAACACAGCAATTTCAAGAAATTCAACATAAATATGAAATCGAAAGTAATCGACTAGTTATCATGAAGGAAGCACAAAAGTATATCCATACATTAACATCCTTTGAGCTAATCGAGCGATTTTTACAACATTATCAAATTCGCCCTTCTCATGTACTGTCACATCAAATGAATCGCTTACAACATTTAGAAGATGCCAAAGATTTAGAGGCATGGTCCACAATCAATGCGCGTCTACAAAAGGCAATTGCGAAGTTAGAGGCTTTAGTTACTCATGAAGTCAAGGAACGAGCATTTGCTAAAAGTAGATTGCAACCAGTACAATCGTTTTCTTTGCAAAACCTTACAGGTGTATTCGCACAGTTAAACACTGCGTTTCAGGATGGCCAAGCACCAGCAAATGATATGATCGAAAGTTATTTGCTTGGGCTATATATGCGTCGTGATTACGTTTGGCAAAAGGGAGTAGCACTAAAACAACAACAAGAGCATAAGGATCAGGAATACGATTCTTTCCGAAAAAATCTCATGACTTTAATTCATCAGGAGTGTGCAATAACTAGCTTTGATGTGCAAAGTTACCAACGACAGCTGCAACCATTTTTACAGCATACAGAGCGTTTACAACAATTAGCAAATACTTTTCAAATTGCTGAGGAGCCAGAAGAATCAGTTGAATATTTAAAGATACTTTCAGCACAATCTCGAGAAGCTCTACAGCAAGCAAGTAAGCAGCTAGAGACAGTGGAACAGGCAAAAGTTCAACTAGTGCCAAAGCAAGCCTCACTGAAGACTGTCACAACAAGCTTACATGATATAGAGCAGCAGCTAGCACAAATGGAAGAACGGATAAAAGACATTAATATAGCTGGATTGAAGAAAGAAAAGCAATTAGCAACATATACAAAACTTTTGCAATCAACGCCAGAGAGAACGGCTGAAGAGGTGATGGAAGCTATTCAAACTTCCAAACAAGCAATTGAAACATTGCACAGGCAGGAAAAACAGCTACCACTTCGCAAAAAGCTACAAGAACAGTGGCGTGAAAAACTTCAAAACGCAACAGAGTATGATTTAGATGAAATTCGAAAATTGTATGTGCGTCATGCGAACGTTATTGGAACAACATGTGTAGCGTCCGCAAGTAAAGAATTTATGGAGAATTATCCTACTTTTGATGTTGTCGTTATTGATGAAGTTTCAAAGGCTACACCACCAGAGCTACTACTACCAATGCTTAAGGGAAAAAAAGTTATTTTAGTAGGTGATCATCATCAGCTACCTCCACTGTTAGGAGACGATACGCTGGAGGAAACTTTAAAGGCGATGCTAGAAGAAAATCCGAATTTTGAAGGCGCACAAGAATTGAAAAATCTATTACGAGAGTCATTATTTGAACGTTTATTTAATAATCTGCCTCCAACACATAAACAAATGCTAGCACTACAATATCGTATGCATGAAAAAATTATGCAAAGCATCACACCATTTTATGCGAAGGAGGAAAATGGTTTACAATGTGGTTTACCAGATTCAGATGCAGCAAGGGATCATGGCTTAGAGGGGCAATTTGTAAAACGACATGATCATTTACTTTGGATTGATATCCCTACTGAAAAACCTTATTTAGAGGAGCAAGTTAAGGGTGGAACAAGTCGTTATAATGAAGGAGAGTTACAAACAATCCGTCATATTTTATTAGACTTAAATGATGCAGTTAAGGTAGCAAAAGAAGCAGGACGAATACCGCAAGACGCAAAGAAAAGTGTTGGTGTCATTAGTTTTTACGGTGAGCAGGTAAAGAGAATAAATCGTCTCCTACAGCAAGAATTACAGCTACCGCATTTGCAGTTTAGAACAGGAACAGTTGATAAGTTCCAAGGTATGGAAATGGATGTTATTTTAGTGAGTATGGTTCGAAATACTCCTAAGGGGGGAGACATCGGCTTTGCAAAAGATTATCGTCGCTTAAATGTCGCGCTATCTCGTGCCCGTGAGTTACTATTGCTTATTGGCAGTGCTGAAATGTTTGCGAAACGTGCAAAACATCAAGATACAAGAGAAATGTATACTAATTTATTAAATACAGTAAAATCCTACAACGGCTTGCGTAATCATGAAGGATTGGTGATGTAGATTGTCAAAATTACAGCAACGGCTAATGCGTGAGCTTCAACAAAATCGCAATATTAAGATTGTCAAAACTGCTGAATGGTGTATTCCCATTAGGACAGTAGAGGTAATGTATGAGCCTGTGCGCCGTTCGACAATGGATGTCTTAATGACCATGCTACTAATAAGCATCCAAGAGGCTGATTTTGAAAGTACTCTTGAATTGAGTGAGCTTTTGCTTGTAGATCCATTATTTATTGAGGATTTGGTTTCTTTAATGGTTCGAGTCAACCTTATGAAGAAAGAGGATAACTATTATAGTCTAACTGAAAAAGGACAGCTGCAGCTTGAACAGGGAATCTTTGAGGAAGAGCTAGAAATAGAAAAGACCACGCTTTACTTCAGTCCTTGCCATCAATCATTTCTAACTATTGATGCAGATAATAGAGAAGAATACGATGACCTACCAGAGCTATATCGTTATATTGATAAAAAAGCAGAACAACAGGAGCAGTTTGAAGAATCACTGGTGATAGCAGCATTACAAGAGGAGAATGAAGAGGAAGTGGGCAACTCCCAAAAAGTCATCACAAAAATTGTTCAAACGGAAGCGCAACAAATTAATGATAGCCCATGTTTAGAGTTTGTTCTTTATGATAAAGAACAAGATATACTATTTGTACGTGTGTGGAATACGTTTCTCAATCGATGGGATCATTATCTTGAGCAACAGCTTACTGACAAAGAGCAACTAACATGGCGAGAGCAATATTTATCTTGATTCAGCAGAAGTTCAAAATCTAAAACAAAAACGAACGTGTATCGCGTTCGTTTTTTTGTGTTTTCACGATAAATTAAAAAGTCGGGTGATAATTGGAATATTTTTTCGATAAAATACTGCAAGAGTGTACATTTCAACATGGTTAAGGAGGGGACCAGATGTTAACGATTAGTTTATGTATGATTGTTAAAAATGCACAATCTACAATTGAAAGATGTTTAGATTCGGTTCAGCATATAGTTGACGAGATTAATATCATTGATACAGGTTCAACTGATCGTACGAAGACTATTATTCAGAATTATACCTCTCGAATTTATGATATTCCTTGGTCTGATCATTTTGCCAATGCGCGTAATTTTTCCTTTAAACAGGCAACAAAAGACTATATTTTATGGCTTGATGCAGATGACGTCATAACAAAGGAAAACCAATACAAGTTCAGTCAATTAAAGCAATCTTTATTTCCTTCTATTGACGCGGTAACGATGGATTACTACCTATCACTTGATCATGATGGAGTAGTAGAGTGTAGTAAACGAAATGTTCGTCTAGTAAAAAGGGCAAGTCATTTTCAATGGGAAGGTGCTGTTCATGAGGAATTAAAGGTATCAGGTCCGTTTTATCATAGTGATATAGCTATCACACATTTGCCATTATCCAGAGATCTTTATCGTAATATTTGTATTTATGAAGGTTTACTAAAAGAGGGACATTCACTTTCAGCAAGAGACCTATTTTTTTATGCTAATGAACTAAAAAAGCATCAACGTTACTTAGAAGCGATCAATCAATACAATACATTTTTGGATCATGATTTAGGAACAGTAGATGACCGTATTGAGGCTTGCTTACATGTTGGGGAATGCTATCGACGCTTACATGATGATAAACAGGCCCAGCAAGCTATTTTGCAATCTTTCTTATATGATCGACCAAAGCCAGAAGCATGTTGCCGAATGGGCCAATTTTTTATGGAACAATCGAAATATAAAGAGGCTATTTATTGGTATTCCCAAGCTCTGCAACAAGCTCCTGTTGATACGATGACGATCCAAAAATGGGCTTACTCAACGTGGATTCCCCATTTGCAATTAAGTTTGCTTTATAGGGAGTTACGGTTATTTGAAAATGCCTATCAGCATAATTCAGAGGCGCAAAAATGGAAACCAAATCATCAGGAAATAATAGAGAATGAAAAATATTTGCTCAGACAATTAAAGAGTTAACTACTTATTATGGGAATGGCACATCTATAAACAGAACATAAATAGCTTGACCAATTAACACAGATACACCAACAACAATCGTCATAAAAATCACATTCCGTGGTCTAAAATTTTTCGCTTCCATTCTAATAAATCCTCCTTTAATATAAAGAATATTCGGTCAATTCAAGATATGTTTTGAGGATTTGAGTATGCATAAATAAAAGAGCAAATTTACACTAAATGTAAATTTGCTCTTATGTTGTAGAAGATAGTGATGTTACAGCAAAAGAACGTTTAGCAAGGCGAGGGAGGTGATTTCCGTTCCTCCGTCATCCTTTCTAGGCGCAATATTTGCTCAGTTTGCTTAGTCGAATTTTAAACCTTTCAATGCTTCAGCAAGTGCATTGTTCACTGGTTCCTCATTCTTTTGTTGCTTTAAGTACTTTTGTACGGAGCGTTTATCTACCTTGCCTCCGCCTTCTTTTTTACGTCTTGCCTCAAAGGCTGATAATTTTTCACGATAGCCACATTTACAAACGAAAATTTGACCATCGCCTTCACCGCGAAGCTCTAATTTTTTATGACATTGTGGACAACGTGCATTTGTTGTACGTGAGACATTTTTACGATGACCACACTCACGATCCTGACAGACAAGCATTTTCCCCTTCTTACCATTTACCTCAAGCATTGGTTTTCCGCAATCTGGACAGGATTTAGTCGAGATATTGTCGTGTTTATATTTTTTGTCGCTGCCCTTAATTTCAGACACAATTTCTTGTGTATAATTTTTCATCTCGCTAATAAATACATCTTTTTTGAGCTTGCCCTTTGCAATGAGCTCAAGCTTTTGCTCCCATTCAGCCGTGAGGGCAGGGGACTTTAATTCCTCAGGCACTAAATCAAGTAGTTGACGACCTTTAGAAGTAATATATATATCTTTACCACCGCGTTTTTCGATTAAGAAGGAATTAAAAAGCTTATCAATAATATCAGCTCGTGTTGCCACTGTGCCAAGTCCACCCGTAGATTTTAATGTGTCTGCTAGTTTTTTATCATTCGTTGCCATGTATTTTGTTGGGTTCTCCATCGCTGATAACAGTGTAGCTTCATTAAAACGAGCAGGTGGTTTTGTTTGACCAGATGTTTGGGCAAGCAATTTTATTTTTAATATATCACCTTTCTCAATTCGTGGTAGTATTTGTTCCTTTACATCATCCGTCGAGTCGTCATCATCGAAGCGATGTTCATAAACTTCCTTCCAGCCAGCTGATAAAATTGTTTTTCCGCGGGCAATAAAGCTTTCATCGCCTATTTTTGCACGTAATGTTAATTGCTCATATTCAAAAGCAGGAAGTAGCACCGCTAGGAATCGTTTCACAACAAGATCATAAATTTTACGTTCTTTATCTGTAAACGCAGAATAATTTACAAAACCTTCTGTTGGAATAATGGCATGGTGATCTGAGACCTTACTATCATCGACAAAGGCCTTTGTAGGCTTGATTGGTTTAGTAAGTAGTTTGTTAGCGATCGAACGATACTCACCGATGCCACACGCCTTTAAGCGTTCAGGTATTGTTGCCACGATATCTTGAGAAATAAAGCGAGAATCAGTACGTGGATATGTTAATACTTTATGTTGTTCGTAAAGCTTTTGCATAATATTCAGCGTTTCTTTTGCAGAGTAGCCGAAAATTTTATTGGCATCACGCTGTAATTCCGTTAAATCATAGAGGCCTGGAGCATACGATTTTTTAGGTTTCTTTTCAATATCAGCAACGATGGCATTGCTATTTCCAAGTTTCTTAACTAAGATATCAGTTTTTTCTTTATCAAATGAACGGCTATTACCGTTTGCATCCTGCCATGTAAGCTTCAAATTGTCAGTCGTTTGTGCTTCTATACCATAATAAGTTTGGGCTTTAAAATTTTTAATTTCATCCTCACGTGCGGCAATAATAGCGACCGTTGGCGTTTGGACACGTCCGCAGTTGAGCTGTGCATTAAAGCGAGTAGTTAAAGCACGAGTTGCATTGAGCCCGATATACCAATCAGCCTCAGAACGAGCTACAGCAGATGCATAGAGGTTATCATATGCTTTGCCAGGCTTTAGATTGGCAAAACCATCTTTTATTGCTTTATCGGTTACTGAAGAAATCCATAAGCGTTTAAGCGGTTTTTTAATCTTTACTTTATCAAGTATCCAGCGTGCTACTAATTCACCTTCACGTCCAGCATCTGTCGCAATAATTACCTCACTTACATCATTGCGTGTAAGTTGGCTTTTGACTGCATTAAATTGTTTACCAGTTTGTTTAATGACAGTTAATTTTAAGCGTTCAGGAAGCATTGGTAAATCTTCAAGATTCCACGTTTTATATTTCACATCATAACTTTCAGGGTCAGCTAGTGTTACAAGGTGTCCAAGCGCCCAAGTAACAATGTATTTATCTCCTTCAAGGAAGCCATTTCCTTTTTTAGTACACTTCAGCACACGTGCAATATCACGTGCTACAGAAGGTTTTTCAGCGATTACTACGCTTTTTGCCATTGTTAACACCCTTTCATAGTTCCATGGTTTTAAATATAGCATAGGTTGAGTGGGTTGGCAGTTTAACTGAAGCGAAATTTGTTAAATGTCGATGAAAAGATCTTTAGCAATTGAGATGATAAAACTAAAATTTCAGAAAAAATATTGAATTCAGAAAATATGTATGTTAGGCTAGTGTACATAAAAATGAAGTGAAGGCTTCAAAATATAAATAAAAAAAGGATGCGCTTCTTTTATGGGGAACCAAACAATTCAGCAAATGATTCAAGAGAAATATCAAGAGTTGTCCAAAAGTCAACAAAAGGTAGCTACATTCATCTTAAAAAATTTACAGACAGTTGGAGTTCACTCCGCTTCATATGTAGGGGAAAAGGCTGGAGTAAGTGAAACGACAGTTATCCGCTTTTGTTATGCGTTAGGCTTATCTGGTTATGCACAATTGCAACGTCAAGTGACAATGCATTTATTTAATGAAGGAAATGCAAGTAGTTTGCAAAATTATTTGCAATCTAAGCAAGCTCTTTTTGAAAATCCACGTTTTTATGTAAAGACTATGGAAAAAGATGCATCTCGCATTTTAAATATGGCTAAAAATATTCATGAGGAAGATTTTAATCGAGCTTCAGTATTGCTCCATGAGAAGAAAAAAATATATATTGCAGGGAATGGCTCCTCCCATTTAGCTGCACAATGGCTTCATTTTACATTAAATCTTTTGAGACCAAATGTTGTACTGTTAAATTTTGAGACAAGTGAGGTCATACGTGCTATCCAAGAGATTGATGAGGATAGTGTAGTAATTATTTTATCGTTCCACCGTTATTTTAAAGAACCGATCCAATTTGCAGCTGAATTACAAGAAAAAAAATGTGAGATTATTGGCATTACTGATTCTCAAATTGCACCTATTACACAATATGCAACCATTACCTTTGTGAACGAACAACAACAAGAAGTGTCCACAATAGATGCTATGCCAGCACTCATAGCATTTTTAAATACTCTAATAGCTGGGATGACTGCACAAGATCATGACTATTATGAAAATCAACGCGTAAAATATGATGATTTCCAAAATAGCTTTTTAGCAAACCGATGGAGTTGACTACTATGAATCAAGTATTACAAAAGTTACAGCCACGTCTGGCAGATATTTTTAAACATTTACATGAACATCCGGAAGTGAGTTGGCAAGAACACAATACAACGCACTATATAGCAAATTTATTGAGAGAGGCCCAGATGGAGCCGCAGCTTTTTGAAGATATGACAGGACTTTATGTTGATATTGGTAAAGGAACACCTAGAGTAGGGTTTCGCACTGATATAGATGCACTTTGGCAGGAGGTGAAT is a genomic window containing:
- a CDS encoding glycosyltransferase family 2 protein encodes the protein MLTISLCMIVKNAQSTIERCLDSVQHIVDEINIIDTGSTDRTKTIIQNYTSRIYDIPWSDHFANARNFSFKQATKDYILWLDADDVITKENQYKFSQLKQSLFPSIDAVTMDYYLSLDHDGVVECSKRNVRLVKRASHFQWEGAVHEELKVSGPFYHSDIAITHLPLSRDLYRNICIYEGLLKEGHSLSARDLFFYANELKKHQRYLEAINQYNTFLDHDLGTVDDRIEACLHVGECYRRLHDDKQAQQAILQSFLYDRPKPEACCRMGQFFMEQSKYKEAIYWYSQALQQAPVDTMTIQKWAYSTWIPHLQLSLLYRELRLFENAYQHNSEAQKWKPNHQEIIENEKYLLRQLKS
- a CDS encoding DEAD/DEAH box helicase; this encodes MQDIALLEKQRCNLILTNKAKEAVEECSANEHAFFALQRSFTVYIEKRKAKTVGETFLSIYFNAQDNEKLHDFLAEKTVIMDCVLKVEGLLATNIRFVHMRGPINTNRRLAAALQFVTKPNNGAGIPLELHTKIRQLPIAEERTEYVKKRIASWEGYLKIQERDATIDDIHSEFKQSYFNEDFTRLTIVCPYIKNKEWKQLEGLSVSIQGVRGEIGQVLKANAGKQTAEIDLKPFVQDLARKDQLNLRSKQVSFSNFATLSQIRRLRNGFTKLEKGEAVNPNLETILFERRPTVRASKLREDIEFHNNLNEYQRRAVLGALSVEDLYVIQGPPGTGKTTVISEICQQNVKAGLKTLVASQSNLAVDNALGRLLSNQEIRILRYGRTESIEEEGKKFIEENVALQWREQTLAAIEEAILVFPEREQELKANVEKAQNELEKLEQWLEQLRQEIAAKEQAAIDEPILQQEIQALKKELKAAKADQQSSEAQKDHYEKQLAQIEPIVQQLEQTLADYPSVEQLQRTIQETTRKVEQLEAAAQYKELQEQKQQLTQQFQEIQHKYEIESNRLVIMKEAQKYIHTLTSFELIERFLQHYQIRPSHVLSHQMNRLQHLEDAKDLEAWSTINARLQKAIAKLEALVTHEVKERAFAKSRLQPVQSFSLQNLTGVFAQLNTAFQDGQAPANDMIESYLLGLYMRRDYVWQKGVALKQQQEHKDQEYDSFRKNLMTLIHQECAITSFDVQSYQRQLQPFLQHTERLQQLANTFQIAEEPEESVEYLKILSAQSREALQQASKQLETVEQAKVQLVPKQASLKTVTTSLHDIEQQLAQMEERIKDINIAGLKKEKQLATYTKLLQSTPERTAEEVMEAIQTSKQAIETLHRQEKQLPLRKKLQEQWREKLQNATEYDLDEIRKLYVRHANVIGTTCVASASKEFMENYPTFDVVVIDEVSKATPPELLLPMLKGKKVILVGDHHQLPPLLGDDTLEETLKAMLEENPNFEGAQELKNLLRESLFERLFNNLPPTHKQMLALQYRMHEKIMQSITPFYAKEENGLQCGLPDSDAARDHGLEGQFVKRHDHLLWIDIPTEKPYLEEQVKGGTSRYNEGELQTIRHILLDLNDAVKVAKEAGRIPQDAKKSVGVISFYGEQVKRINRLLQQELQLPHLQFRTGTVDKFQGMEMDVILVSMVRNTPKGGDIGFAKDYRRLNVALSRARELLLLIGSAEMFAKRAKHQDTREMYTNLLNTVKSYNGLRNHEGLVM
- a CDS encoding DNA topoisomerase III, encoding MAKSVVIAEKPSVARDIARVLKCTKKGNGFLEGDKYIVTWALGHLVTLADPESYDVKYKTWNLEDLPMLPERLKLTVIKQTGKQFNAVKSQLTRNDVSEVIIATDAGREGELVARWILDKVKIKKPLKRLWISSVTDKAIKDGFANLKPGKAYDNLYASAVARSEADWYIGLNATRALTTRFNAQLNCGRVQTPTVAIIAAREDEIKNFKAQTYYGIEAQTTDNLKLTWQDANGNSRSFDKEKTDILVKKLGNSNAIVADIEKKPKKSYAPGLYDLTELQRDANKIFGYSAKETLNIMQKLYEQHKVLTYPRTDSRFISQDIVATIPERLKACGIGEYRSIANKLLTKPIKPTKAFVDDSKVSDHHAIIPTEGFVNYSAFTDKERKIYDLVVKRFLAVLLPAFEYEQLTLRAKIGDESFIARGKTILSAGWKEVYEHRFDDDDSTDDVKEQILPRIEKGDILKIKLLAQTSGQTKPPARFNEATLLSAMENPTKYMATNDKKLADTLKSTGGLGTVATRADIIDKLFNSFLIEKRGGKDIYITSKGRQLLDLVPEELKSPALTAEWEQKLELIAKGKLKKDVFISEMKNYTQEIVSEIKGSDKKYKHDNISTKSCPDCGKPMLEVNGKKGKMLVCQDRECGHRKNVSRTTNARCPQCHKKLELRGEGDGQIFVCKCGYREKLSAFEARRKKEGGGKVDKRSVQKYLKQQKNEEPVNNALAEALKGLKFD
- a CDS encoding NADPH-dependent FMN reductase, with the translated sequence MKILLVDGTMFGRKTGAILEQVEQYIKELDASFELEMMHFSQYKHQIVDGSPLNDDMKKMIQQFEEADAYIIATPIFQASIPGVLKNAFDFLHPKTMRYKPVSIVANGGTYQHHLVVENQLKPILDYFRALVTPNYVYTHTSHFDADNKIVDEDVHSRLRELARVFVQYCEMSKNLPKETIDQH
- a CDS encoding MurR/RpiR family transcriptional regulator, which produces MGNQTIQQMIQEKYQELSKSQQKVATFILKNLQTVGVHSASYVGEKAGVSETTVIRFCYALGLSGYAQLQRQVTMHLFNEGNASSLQNYLQSKQALFENPRFYVKTMEKDASRILNMAKNIHEEDFNRASVLLHEKKKIYIAGNGSSHLAAQWLHFTLNLLRPNVVLLNFETSEVIRAIQEIDEDSVVIILSFHRYFKEPIQFAAELQEKKCEIIGITDSQIAPITQYATITFVNEQQQEVSTIDAMPALIAFLNTLIAGMTAQDHDYYENQRVKYDDFQNSFLANRWS